In Excalfactoria chinensis isolate bCotChi1 chromosome 5, bCotChi1.hap2, whole genome shotgun sequence, a single genomic region encodes these proteins:
- the ABHD12B gene encoding protein ABHD12B, with translation MRRRGGAETAGRGDGDGNGRAAGGSAERSRRGWFGWCPRLRTVLLQLLLVYMSVPFLVRLFPVILTKFVFLNFMAFPFFVDLRQPELLLNNTISLYLPTEPGVTVGIWHMVPGSSGTEAQGREQRWFEEALADDHPIIIYLHGNGGTRAASHRIQFMKLMGAAGFHILALDYRGYGDSSGHPSESGFTTDVLALYDWAKARSGNSSIIFWGHSLGTGIATNAARKLQEERGVQVDAVVLESPYTNIRDAAANIPITKIYRQFPGFEYLILDSMALGNMFFRNDENVKVLACPLLILHAEDDTVLPPQLGRQLFETARRAYKDKSKVKLITFPEKLGLGHDYISSNPELPALVKDFLNMK, from the exons AtgcggcggcgcggcggcgcggAAACTGCGGGTCGTGGGGACGGCGATGGGAACGGGAGGGCGGCGGGGGGCAGCGCCGAACGGAGCCGGCG GGGCTGGTTCGGCTGGTGCCCCCGACTGCGCACcgtcctcctgcagctgctcctcgTCTACATGTCCGTGCCCTTCCTGGTCCGCCTTTTCCCTGTCATCCTCACCAAATTTGTCTTCCTAAACTTCA TGGCGTTCCCTTTCTTTGTGGACCTGCGGCAGCCGGAATTGCTGCTGAACAACACCATCAGCCTCTACCTGCCCACCGAGCCGGGCGTCACCGTTGGCATCTG gcacatgGTGCCGGGCAGCAGTGGGACTGAGGCGCAAGGTCGGGAGCAGCGCTGGTTCGAGGAGGCTCTGGCTGATGATCACCCCATCATCATCTACCTGCACGGTAACGGGGGCACCAG GGCTGCAAGCCACCGGATCCAGTTCATGAAG CTGATGGGGGCTGCCGGCTTCCACATCCTGGCTCTGGACTACAGAG GCTATGGGGACTCCAGTGGGCACCCCTCGGAGAGCGGCTTCACCACTGACGTCTTGGCGCTGTACGACTGGGCCAAAGCACGCAGTGGGAACAGCTCCATCATCTTCTGGGGACACTCCTTGGGGACTGG GATTGCAACAAACGCAGCCAGAAAGCTACAGGAGGAGCGAG GGGTCCAGGTGGACGCTGTTGTGCTGGAGTCCCCCTACACCAACATCCGCGACGCAGCCGCCAACATCCCCATCACGAAG ATTTATCGGCAGTTCCCAGGTTTTGAGTACCTCATCTTGGACTCCAtggctctgggcaacatgttcttCCGCAACGATGAGAA TGTGAAGGTGCTGGCCTGCCCGCTGCTCATCCTGCACGCAGAGGATGACACCGTGCTGCCCCCACAGCTGGGACGCCAG ctcttcgAGACCGCACGAAGAGCCTACAAGGACAAGAGCAAGGTGAAGCTCATCACCTTCCCTGAGAAGCTGGGGCTGGGCCACGACTACATCTCATCCAACCCAGAGCTGCCCGCCCTGGTGAA AGATTTCTTGAACATGAAGTga